One part of the Ranitomeya imitator isolate aRanImi1 chromosome 10, aRanImi1.pri, whole genome shotgun sequence genome encodes these proteins:
- the LOC138652248 gene encoding 5-hydroxytryptamine receptor 3A-like has protein sequence MASNWVQNSIFFLILLCSGTQETSNFKQSMSAEVRLLHSLMNGYEAKVRPVQDWKKATDIHIDITVYAILSVDEKNQLLTTYFLYNRYWIDEFLQWNPKDFDNMTIISIPSENIWVPDIMISEFLDSGKSLGHSFVYIKNTGLVKYQKTNKLSTMCMFHTYFFPFDVHNCTLSFRSQLHTTEHINMSTWRTANDAKKDLRMFYNKGEWELVKVYSSYRLEADEGEEFAVLTFNIIFKRHPLYYLVNLIIPSIFLMALDIIGFYLPIESGERITFKITLLLGYSVFLIIVTDTLPASAHTTPIIDCYFLVCMALLVISLTESIFIVRIVSKKNIQPKVPKWMRILVLEKLSVLVCMKDKNWRIKQKRNLSDEPQDMEDTSSVFHWRCLRSSTGAAYGLLLAFITIFYWHFLRSSTGAAYGLLLALITIFYWHFLRSPTGADKVNRFTGIGEPSAQTPAVINERSEIMESIFNEIVTIRQNIKDHNDHGTSNEWLLIGYVLDKFLFWVYLITVMTYSVTLVFVLGIAFVVFHLEDDYSHRYLLIATR, from the exons ATGGCTTCGAACTGGGTACAGAACAGCATCTTCTTTCTAATTCTTCTCTGTTCAG GAACTCAAGAAACATCTAACTTTAAGCAATCAATGTCAGCTGAGGTGCGTCTTCTACACTCCCTCATGAATGGGTACGAAGCCAAAGTGAGGCCAGTTCAGGACTGGAAAAAGGCCACCGATATCCACATAGACATAACTGTTTACGCCATTCTCTCTGtg GATGAAAAAAATCAGCTGCTGACCACCTACTTCTTGTATAATCGG TACTGGATCGATGAATTTCTCCAGTGGAATCCAAAGGACTTTGACAATATGACGATTATTTCCATTCCTAGTGAGAACATTTGGGTCCCGGATATAATGATCAGTGAATT TTTGGATTCGGGAAAATCCTTAGGACATAGTTTTGTCTACATCAAAAACACAGGACTGGTAAAAtatcaaaaaacaaacaagctaTCCACCATGTGCATGTTCCACACCTACTTCTTCCCTTTTGATGTCCACAACTGCACTTTGAGCTTTCGCAGCCAACTACACACAA CCGAACACATCAATATGTCCACATGGAGAACAGCAAATGATGCAAAGAAGGATCTGCGAATGTTTTACAATAAAGGAGAATGGGAACTGGTCAAAGTATATTCCAGCTACAGACTGGAGGCTGATGAAGGTGAAGAGTTCGCAGTGCTAACGTTCAAT ATCATCTTTAAGAGACATCCCTTGTACTATTTGGTTAACCTGATCATACCCAGCATCTTTCTCATGGCTTTGGACATTATTGGATTCTACCTCCCTATTGAGAGCGGAGAAAGGATTACATTCAAGATCACCCTCCTGCTGGGTTACTCGGTCTTTCTTATCATCGTTACGGACACATTACCGGCTTCAGCCCACACTACTCCTATTATAG ATTGCTATTTCCTGGTCTGTATGGCTTTACTTGTGATCAGCTTGACAGAAAGTATCTTCATCGTCCGAATAGTCAGTAAGAAAAATATCCAGCCGAAAGTACCAAAATGGATGAGGATATTAGTTCTGGAAAAGTTAAGCGTCTTGGTTTGTATGAAGGACAAAAACTGGCGCATCAAGCAAAAAAGGAATCTTTCCGATGAGCCGCAAGACATGGAGGACACTAGTAGCG TCTTCCACTGGCGTTGCTTACGgtcttctactggtgctgcttaTGGTCTTCTACTGGCATTTATTACAATCTTCTACTGGCATTTCTTACGgtcttctactggtgctgcttaCGGTCTTCTACTGGCATTGATTACAATCTTCTACTGGCATTTTTTACGGTCTCCTACTGGCGCGG ATAAAGTGAACAGATTTACTGGGATTGGTGAACCCTCGGCACAGACACCTGCAGTAATTAATGAACGCTCGGAGATTATGGAAAGCATCTTCAATGAGATAGTGACCATCCGTCAGAATATTAAAGACCACAATGATCACGGAACGTCTAATGAATGGCTGCTCATTGGATACGTACTAGATAAATTCCTTTTCTGGGTGTATTTGATAACTGTGATGACTTACAGTGTTACCTTG GTATTTGTGCTCGGCATTGCTTTTGTAGTTTTCCATCTTGAGGATGACTATTCCCATAGATATCTGCTAATAGCAACACGGTAA